In Citrus sinensis cultivar Valencia sweet orange chromosome 3, DVS_A1.0, whole genome shotgun sequence, the sequence CCTAAAAATATCTTTGtgtctttttttatatgcGGTGGACTGTTATTGGTTGTTCTCATATGaagtaatttaattgttcatcttGAGTTATTTGAGCTCTTTAATATGGACATTTAACCCCTGCAAGACTATCTCTGGTGCCAACATGTCTCTAACTTTAATTGGCTTGTTTCAACTAAACCAATTTAGTTGAGAGAGTTGTTGGCTTCATAGATGATGATTTAGGTTGTTGCTCAATTGATCCCTCTCTTATTCTTAGTGCATGTGACTTTTGGAGAAATATTTCGGGCGGTCCCTAGTGAGAATCATACTGTGTGTGTTTATTTATAGCAATTTTGGGAGAGTTGTTATTGTCATAGTGGTTTTATATTAACATGTGACAACTTTATAGTATTTCAGGagacattttttttgtactttttagatttttaagatggctcatttcttttattatgatCTTTCCATTTCATCCCTGCccctttcaatttttttcttcacacCTTGTAAAGGGCACATTGGGGATAAGAGTTTATTATACATGTGTCACACTGTAATTGTTCGGCAAAATTTTATCGCCAACAattattatgttaataatgtaaaatagtCAATAATTAACCGACCGGTAATTTTCTTGAGGTCCATGGGCACGGACCGAGTTAAGTCCGGCCCAATAGATACGCGTACACTTTCAATTTTCATCGTCTCCATCGTTCCAAGCTTTGCAGCATTATTGCTCTCGATCTCCAGACCTGGACGTTTCATAGAGGCATTTTACTCTCTGTCTCTCGGTGTAGCCATGGCGAAGGCAGCTGCCACGTCATTGTTCCAAAACCTGCGTCGGTTTATTAAAAAACCGTGGGAAATAACCGGGGTCTGCTCCGACCCGGAATACATGGGACCTCTGCGAAAGGCCGCCGAGTACCGGGTCAGGTGCCCCGCCACCCCCGAACAGCAGGCCATCATCCCGACTTCCAACCCGGAAACCGTTTACGACATCAAGTACTATTCCCGCGACCAGCGCCGCAACCGTCCCCCCATCCGCCGTACGATTCTGAAGAAGGCTGACGtggagaagatgatgaaggagAAGACCTTTGACGTCACCGATTTCCCTCCCGTTTTTTTGACTGGTGCGGTCGAAGAGGATATTAACGCTGTCGGTGGAGGATatcagaaataaaaattaggcGAGTGTTcgtcctttttttaaaaaaattattgttgatttggttgaagtggttttgcgggtgttgtttgttttgatttttttatttgggaaATCGTAATAATTGAACTCTAGGGTTTTTAGTTGCTATATATGGATGATGAATGTTGGAGTTAGGGTTTCTGGTGAGCGGTGATCAAAATCTGTTGGGCTTGTTTGATCTTAGATgagaattttttgaatttttgctTTGTTATTGCTGGGAGGACAGAGGGAGGCATGGATTTGGAGGATATGTATACTGACATTTTGTAGTCTTAGGGGTTCTGCATTTCTGTGAAGATTCAGGTTCATAACAGATTAATAGTGATTGTTTCTAAGATTGGAACCTGATGCTCCCATGATCACATTTGAACTTTTAGCGTTGAAGTTCCCTCGTAAGTCTTTTTAGTGTGGAGGTATCTGTGACTGTGAGAGCACTACAAGATAATTGAGTTCTCTGGTGGGTTTTTGAATTCTGGGGCTGTTATGCATTTCTTTGAGCTAACTGATCATGTGAAGGAAAAGGTTTAATATCATTTCGGACAATGTGACCTATGCCTTAGAACTTAGGATAATGTGGGAggtctaaatttttatcattatgtATTGTACTTTAGTGGCCTCGTTGTAGGAATATTCGACTTCAAAAgctataaaaagtaaaattggcTTATACAAGATTAATAAATGACGAAATCTATTACAAACTTATTGTTAGCTCATAATTGGGTGCTTTCTTATTATCGAATGCATCATGacataagaattatttttggCAGGCTTGTTGGATTGTGGTGAAATTTGTGCACCGGTCTTCTTCTCTGTCTCTCTTGCTGTCACTAAGAATTGCAGGCCATTTTAGCATGGCAACTTTGCCAAGACTACTGTTAAAGAGAACGtaatactaattttatttcaaacataAAGAGAATGTAATACTCGATGTCAATAAGGGTATTTGCCTGCACTTGCTGTTTCagtttaatatttgtttgtgTTTGTATAAAATCCAAATGCCACTGCAGTTGGGTGATGGATGAACTAACTTCAAACTTGTAAGTTTTTCTTCCCAGGATTATTAATTGATGCTAGTTTTAAtgctgctactgttacatTTTGCAGCACAATAAAAACTTAGGTTTTATTAGCCCTCTTAATCATTATGGAATGGTGGAGCCAAATGTATCGATTTTCTCTTCTGTTTTTCTTCCTCCTAATCAAGACAGGCAACTTTCTTTTGTATTGTTGCTTGTTGCTGTATTTGCTGCTTGTGATGTGGATTCTTATgctcattttgattttgtctGAGGACTTGAATCCAATGACTTTAATCTCAAGCAGAATAGTTGTTTActtgtttttctttggatGGCATTTTTCCTGTTGAAATGGCTAATTGCCTTCCTTATTCAGTCTTACATTAAATATAGACCCTTATTTTTAGCAAAGAAGAAATTGCAGTGCTTTTTAGTTTCTTGACGATATAGATTAGAGAATTTTTGAGCAGGAAGATGGAAGGTTTACCATCTTCGTATACATTTTCAGTTTCCTATTAGAGGTTTGACTTCCCACTTTCACAATCTTGTGGTAGTTCTTGTGCAAATAAAGGAATGGTGGCAAAATCAAAGTGCTTGAACACGTCACTAATGAAATGTTTAGGACACTattctttgtgctcttttcTACTATTCATTGTTTACGGTGTGACCAATAGGAGTTCCGTTTCATGAAACTGTCTTGATTTTTTCTCTGTGTACTTCTTTTAGTAACTAGAGTTGATTGATTTCTTACTTGCATCGGGCTGGGATCAAAAAGTGATTTATCACATGCATGTCTGATTCTTTTACTTTACATTGGCTTTTAGTATCCAAATGTGTTTACCAAATGAAATCAGACTGTTGGTTTGCTGTAAATTTGTTACATCTTTTCTGAGCTTTGAACCAGGTATTGAATTGGGTACCTTGGCAGCAACTGTATGCTCTTTGCTTTTTGACAGTACTCTCTctcaactctctctctctctagaaCTCGTTtctataatttgttttttgatgAGCTGAATTAGTTAAGAACTACCTAAGAGGTACTGCATCGAAGCTTTAACCTGGTTGGTACGGTAACTGCAGTCATGTAGAATTAGTTTTTAACTCTGTTCGAGTAGGTTAAATTTGAACAATGCCAACTTGAACTTGTAGTTTAGCCCCAAGGCGTGGTCGGGTTGGTTGCAGTGAAACTACAGCCTCAACCAAAACCAGGGTTCGATTTTTGGGGGTGGTAAGGGGGTAAAAATTGTATTTGGGTTTGCCCACCacttaccttttttttaaaaaaaaaaacttgaagtttaaaatttagttaGGACAACAGGTTTGCAAATGCATACgtgaaccttttttttttttttgaaatagttCTTACCGGGTGTGTggtgattttttattaacactTCAGTATCCAATATCGGGCCAAATTCCACTTTCAAGTACTcggaaaaaaattgtttgtccCAAATTAACGCGGGAAGGGACTTCGGCCCCTTCTTTTACCAACCCGCCAAAGTACAGTACTAAGCACAGTGGACGCTGTAGCATCCAATCATGAAGTCTTAAGCAATTTTGCCTTACACGTGAAGAAAAGCACTTTTGGCAACTAGTGCTTTTGATAGTTTCTCAAAGAATATTATCTGAATGTACTTACCAATTAGAATCTGCTTCTTCCTGCATAAGCGGCTGGACAAGATGACAAGTAAACTTggcgaattttttttttctcgagGTATTTTTCAAATGTTGTAGAGTTAATTCAAGTTGGCTAGAAAGTTAAATTGATGGGAGCAGAATGGGCTGCTGCTGCTCTCTCAGGCGCCTGACCTTTGATTACTATCCAATCTAAATGCTAATGGACGTggtaaaaaccaaaaacatttataagGATGAGACGAAAATTAAAACCTTGCATGTTGCggctttttaaataataaattaattggtcTCATATATAGAGGGAGTTATCTTGTATGCGAGGTCACGCAGCTTATGATGCAACTTCACATGTGGCGAGTTCTCGTTGGGGCTCCGaaccctatatatataaaactaaaaactaaaaaacttaaattttaatacaatatattttgtcttttagtatattaaaattcgtatttcttatctttgataTTGCCCCTCACTTTAATATGTCTAAATATCCCTAATGGAAAACTCATTTTATATGTAGAGAGAGTTATTCTTTAATGACAATATCCTTGAATGTCACAAAAAACGGAGATTTCAATAAATTggagactttttttttctctattattGCATtggaatttgtatttttttttttatctggtAATAGCATCtttactttgttaaaataagGGAAactaaagacaaaaaaaaaaaacacataccctaaaattagggatggcaaaaatccccacggggatgggtaccctcggggattttccccattcggggagggtacggggataattttatacccaatttttttttcggggaggggacggggaaaattttttacccaactttttattcggtgaggggacggggatgaggtggaatccccatcccctacccatttccccattttaatttttaattttatttttatttttaaaattactaataaataaataacaaaattataaatattgttaaaaataataaatatcaaaatagttgtATGTTGGGAAAGTGGTCACCCTTTGCCGGGAATTAGTTGAAGagtattaattgaaattttcaccaactgtttattgctttgattatactggtagtagttcttctactagatctacaggggattcttataagaaagcaaccaaatggatgacaggttttgatgattatgtaaacaatggagattgtgcagttgttgtagatgaattagattcatatttggatgagaaagttatatctcggatggaagattttaatattttgagttggtggaagacaaatgctaataggtatcctacattagctcgaattgctagagatattttggcaattccaattacaacagttgcttctgaatcagcttttaacattagtggtagagttgtgagctcataccataacaaacttcatccaagcacattggaggccttaatgtgctgtcaaagttgattacgagcttacaatagcggtatgagtttattttaatatgattaatttaaaatcgaaaataaaaaaatgtattagactattaattattcggggaccggggaccctcggggatcccctgttattattcggggaggggatgaggattctctcaagctattttgacggggacggggagggggaggggacggggacatatgcaaaacatcggggatgggtatggggagattggtcccctcccctcccctcccc encodes:
- the LOC102628428 gene encoding uncharacterized protein LOC102628428; translated protein: MAKAAATSLFQNLRRFIKKPWEITGVCSDPEYMGPLRKAAEYRVRCPATPEQQAIIPTSNPETVYDIKYYSRDQRRNRPPIRRTILKKADVEKMMKEKTFDVTDFPPVFLTGAVEEDINAVGGGYQK